A genomic segment from Gilvibacter sp. SZ-19 encodes:
- the rmuC gene encoding DNA recombination protein RmuC, translating into MTSEVLLFVFLAILCMFFGAFIGNLLARLKFKARSSALQERLHQEHLQIEKLDEQFKRALNEKEALREEKEFLGRELTKQNAAYDHLKQRSQEQQEEMTKLQEKFTKEFENLANKIFDESSKKLTHRNKESIENILNPLQEKLKTFEKKVEDSNKENIVKHTELKQQIKGLMELNEQMSKEATNLTKALKGDSKMQGNWGELVLERVLEKSGLEKDREYSVQSSFTTEDGKRVLPDVIIHLPEGKKMIIDSKVTLTAYERYASEDDETQRPALLKEHIASLKRHVDQLSEKNYQNLYQIESPDFVLLFVPIEPAFAIATQAEPQLYNWAFEKNIVIVTPTTLLATLRTIDSMWNNEKQQQNALEIAKQAGALYDQFVNLTDDLLKVGKQLQTVTGTYETSMKKLTGRGNLITRVEKLKKLGIKQTKHLNENLLKRADADETD; encoded by the coding sequence ATGACAAGCGAAGTACTCTTATTTGTATTCTTAGCCATTTTGTGCATGTTCTTTGGTGCATTTATTGGCAATTTATTGGCTCGACTCAAGTTCAAAGCACGCTCTTCTGCCTTGCAGGAGCGTTTGCATCAGGAGCACTTGCAGATCGAAAAACTCGATGAGCAATTTAAACGCGCCTTGAACGAAAAAGAAGCCCTCCGCGAAGAAAAGGAATTCTTAGGTCGGGAACTCACCAAGCAGAATGCGGCCTATGACCACCTGAAACAGCGCAGTCAGGAGCAGCAAGAAGAAATGACCAAATTGCAAGAAAAATTCACCAAGGAATTTGAGAATTTGGCCAACAAGATCTTTGATGAAAGTTCTAAAAAGCTCACCCATAGAAATAAAGAGAGCATTGAGAATATCTTGAATCCGCTGCAAGAAAAACTCAAGACCTTTGAAAAGAAAGTTGAAGATTCCAACAAAGAGAATATAGTTAAACACACGGAGCTAAAGCAGCAGATCAAAGGCCTGATGGAGCTCAACGAGCAAATGAGTAAAGAGGCGACCAACCTCACCAAAGCCCTTAAGGGAGACAGTAAAATGCAAGGAAATTGGGGGGAATTGGTCTTGGAGCGTGTCTTGGAAAAATCAGGTTTAGAAAAAGACAGAGAATATTCTGTACAATCGAGTTTTACTACAGAAGACGGGAAGCGCGTTTTGCCGGATGTGATCATTCACTTACCCGAGGGCAAAAAGATGATCATAGATTCCAAAGTTACCCTTACGGCCTATGAGCGATATGCCAGCGAGGACGATGAAACGCAGCGACCTGCTCTACTTAAAGAACATATTGCTTCTTTAAAACGACATGTGGACCAGCTCAGTGAAAAGAACTATCAGAATTTGTATCAGATAGAAAGTCCTGATTTTGTCTTGTTGTTTGTTCCTATCGAGCCCGCTTTTGCTATTGCCACTCAAGCCGAGCCACAACTCTATAATTGGGCTTTTGAGAAGAATATCGTGATAGTGACTCCAACTACCCTCTTGGCTACCTTACGAACCATAGACAGTATGTGGAATAACGAAAAGCAGCAGCAAAATGCTCTGGAGATCGCTAAACAAGCCGGAGCGCTGTACGATCAGTTTGTCAACCTAACAGACGATCTGCTCAAGGTTGGAAAACAATTGCAAACCGTGACCGGAACCTACGAGACCAGCATGAAAAAACTAACGGGCCGCGGCAATTTGATCACCCGAGTAGAAAAACTCAAAAAACTCGGAATAAAACAAACCAAGCATCTGAACGAAAATCTACTGAAACGCGCCGACGCTGATGAAACTGATTAA
- a CDS encoding RNA polymerase sigma factor, whose amino-acid sequence MKQEEFLHVVMPFKDKMYRLARRILVSTDEAEDAVQEVLLKLWKGKERMSNYNNPEAFAMTMTKNYCLDRLKSKQAGHLKIVHSNYQSPHARLQDQVEANDGVRMVFEIMETLPEQQRMIIQLRDVEQYDFDEIAAIVDMKPTAIRVALSRARKTIREALIKQYNYGVS is encoded by the coding sequence ATGAAACAAGAGGAGTTCTTACATGTTGTAATGCCATTCAAAGATAAGATGTATCGTTTGGCGAGAAGAATCTTGGTTTCTACGGATGAGGCAGAGGATGCAGTTCAAGAAGTTCTTTTAAAGTTGTGGAAGGGAAAGGAGCGCATGAGCAACTATAACAACCCAGAGGCTTTTGCGATGACCATGACCAAAAACTATTGTTTGGACCGATTAAAATCCAAACAAGCAGGTCACCTTAAGATAGTACACAGTAACTATCAGTCGCCACATGCTAGATTGCAAGATCAAGTAGAGGCTAATGACGGTGTTCGTATGGTTTTTGAGATCATGGAAACCCTACCGGAACAACAACGTATGATAATTCAATTACGCGATGTAGAGCAATATGATTTTGACGAGATCGCAGCAATAGTAGATATGAAACCCACGGCTATACGAGTGGCTTTGAGCCGCGCACGTAAAACCATTAGGGAAGCATTGATAAAACAATACAATTATGGAGTTAGCTAA
- a CDS encoding S41 family peptidase — MRKIFLLTAVTALLFTTAACFEDQDDNLTGNNNGNVAFTINDFIWNGLNAFYLYKDDVPNLANDRFATVEEKTAFTSSYPSPEAIFDDLIYQPGVIDRFSFLVDDYIALEQQFQGVTKNNGMEYGLVFYPGSEFEVFGYVRYVLPGTSAEAAGLTRGVIFNTVDGQQLNNDNFRTLLAPDSYTIGLATFDGDTVTPTGETVDLTKVEYTENPILIAETLNVSGQNIGYLMYNGFTSNFDEQLNDAFGQFAADGITDLVLDLRYNPGGSVLTAITLSSLITGQFTGEIFTTEEWNSDNQAFFEANDPERLINRFINETRNGSALNSLNLNQVYVLTTRRSASASELVINGLDPWINVVQIGGTTTGKFTASTTLYDSENFGRAGANPDHTYAMQPLILKSVNANGVTDYFDGLAPDTLLPEDYTNLGTLGDVNEPLLAEALFQITGAGFGAAPKTSGPELQEVSGRKEQLPHFDELIYDLPLPESTGNFQ; from the coding sequence ATGCGAAAAATATTCCTACTTACTGCGGTGACAGCCCTACTGTTTACCACAGCTGCTTGTTTCGAGGATCAGGACGACAACCTGACCGGAAATAACAATGGCAATGTTGCCTTTACCATCAATGATTTTATTTGGAACGGCCTTAACGCCTTTTACCTGTATAAAGACGATGTTCCCAATCTGGCCAACGATCGTTTTGCAACGGTCGAAGAAAAAACTGCCTTTACCAGTTCGTATCCTAGTCCTGAAGCCATTTTTGACGATCTGATCTATCAACCCGGGGTCATAGACCGATTCAGTTTCTTGGTAGACGATTATATCGCGCTAGAACAGCAGTTCCAGGGGGTAACCAAAAACAACGGTATGGAATATGGTTTGGTGTTCTATCCAGGGAGTGAATTTGAGGTATTTGGTTATGTGCGCTACGTTTTGCCTGGCACTAGTGCGGAAGCAGCAGGTTTGACCCGAGGCGTTATCTTTAATACAGTAGATGGTCAACAGCTCAACAACGACAATTTTAGAACATTATTAGCTCCAGACAGCTATACCATAGGTTTAGCTACTTTTGACGGAGATACCGTTACCCCAACAGGAGAAACCGTTGACCTGACCAAGGTGGAATACACCGAAAATCCAATCTTAATTGCAGAGACACTCAACGTAAGTGGGCAAAATATTGGCTATTTGATGTATAACGGCTTTACCTCCAATTTCGATGAACAGCTTAATGATGCCTTTGGACAGTTTGCTGCGGATGGGATCACGGACTTGGTGCTAGATCTGCGCTATAACCCAGGTGGTTCTGTGCTAACGGCCATTACCCTTTCGAGCTTGATCACCGGCCAGTTTACAGGAGAGATCTTCACCACAGAAGAGTGGAATAGCGACAATCAAGCCTTTTTTGAGGCCAACGACCCGGAACGTTTGATCAACCGTTTTATCAACGAGACCCGCAATGGATCCGCGCTTAATAGTTTGAATTTAAATCAGGTCTATGTCTTGACCACGAGACGTTCAGCTTCTGCTAGTGAATTGGTCATCAATGGCTTAGACCCGTGGATCAATGTAGTGCAGATCGGAGGTACTACTACCGGTAAATTCACGGCCTCCACCACCCTATACGATTCAGAGAACTTTGGTAGAGCCGGAGCTAATCCAGATCACACTTATGCCATGCAGCCCTTGATCTTGAAATCTGTTAACGCCAATGGAGTTACCGATTATTTCGACGGTTTGGCACCAGACACCTTATTGCCGGAAGATTACACCAACCTCGGTACGCTAGGCGATGTCAACGAACCCTTATTGGCAGAAGCATTGTTTCAGATCACTGGAGCGGGCTTTGGGGCAGCACCAAAAACAAGCGGCCCAGAACTTCAAGAAGTTTCAGGCCGCAAAGAACAATTGCCTCATTTCGATGAGTTGATCTATGACCTGCCCTTACCGGAATCCACAGGTAACTTTCAATAG
- a CDS encoding DUF4252 domain-containing protein, with the protein MKHLLAIISLGIFLAATLVSCNEEPTLQSYFVDKQEDNRFVKFDVPSSLITEDSDLLNAEQKEVMQSVRKLNIMAYPIKDGDSLKTEYQQEKQNVIDILAREQYQTLISFGSPTQGASLKFVGETDAIDELVIFASDEERGFAIFRLTGNDMDPEKFVNMMRSIETGDLDVSQMNGLGQLFDTSDEDYDDSWEDQEGWVDDEVSETKLDSIIEEIED; encoded by the coding sequence TTGAAACATTTATTAGCAATAATTAGCTTAGGGATATTCCTCGCTGCAACTTTGGTTAGTTGCAACGAGGAACCCACTTTACAGTCCTATTTTGTAGACAAACAAGAAGACAACCGTTTTGTCAAGTTTGACGTACCTTCTAGTCTGATCACAGAAGACAGCGATCTGCTCAATGCAGAGCAAAAAGAAGTGATGCAGTCTGTGCGTAAGCTCAACATTATGGCTTATCCTATCAAAGACGGAGATTCTCTTAAGACAGAATACCAACAGGAAAAGCAAAATGTGATAGATATTTTGGCCCGAGAGCAGTATCAGACCCTGATCAGTTTTGGTTCTCCAACACAAGGGGCATCTTTGAAGTTCGTAGGAGAGACCGATGCCATTGACGAGTTGGTGATCTTTGCCAGCGACGAGGAGCGTGGTTTTGCGATCTTTAGGCTGACGGGGAACGATATGGATCCGGAGAAATTCGTGAACATGATGCGCTCTATAGAAACCGGAGATCTGGACGTGAGCCAAATGAACGGATTGGGTCAGCTTTTTGATACAAGCGACGAAGACTATGACGATTCTTGGGAAGACCAAGAAGGATGGGTAGACGACGAGGTCTCTGAGACCAAGCTCGATTCCATCATCGAAGAAATTGAAGATTAA
- a CDS encoding TonB-dependent siderophore receptor produces the protein MKKILCITGMVLGLSTVGFSQSAGRQQSLDTVYLDSKTPLASANSGKIISSITAEQIALEPNSSVAQLLNRISGIEINGSRSNGGQNLGYFVRGGRNRQVVVLIDGVQVNDPSQIANDFDLRLLPASGFEKIEVLKGASSVLYGSGAATAVISLTSKKNSDKVFGLQASTSLATENSSERSGFGVQAFNNSARMGGTYKGWSYQMQLDHQSRTGLSAVATPEGEPAFSNDPFNSYSATASIGYDFKNGLRISRSFSQARFKAAFDNFDYTDANNLSTTELQQLRGNLTYRYQKGRVVVNDAYSWTDRDIASSFPSRFDSRFFAVDAYWNHQWNKQFSTVVGVNGQFSDFNSFSIPFGASEFNQDIDDQTADFDIIDPYLNVVYQSDFGLNLNAGVRLNTHSNYDNAVVYHINPSFTKKLGDLDAKVLASYSTAYITPSLFQLFDPNYGNLELNPENNRTIEAGLAVGKTDSFNLSVVYFNRLEEDFIDFVTVDPDLFIFQYQNITEDFSASGIEVEGQFQTGKVRFNVNYTYTKPDERFSLRIPEHKLNASLNVQWTQKFNCGLQYQYNAAREDAFFNSLSFENEAVTLDAFGILDWYGQFRLNDAIGFTARVNNLLNQEYEELFRFQTLGRNFSLGMNINL, from the coding sequence ATGAAGAAGATTCTTTGTATTACTGGAATGGTGTTGGGATTGTCTACCGTTGGATTCTCGCAGTCTGCGGGCCGACAACAATCTCTGGACACTGTTTATTTAGATTCAAAAACCCCTTTGGCCTCTGCCAATAGCGGAAAAATCATCAGTAGCATTACTGCGGAGCAGATCGCACTGGAGCCCAACAGCTCGGTTGCTCAATTGCTCAACCGAATTTCTGGCATTGAGATCAACGGTAGTAGATCCAATGGCGGGCAAAACCTCGGTTATTTTGTACGCGGAGGTAGAAATCGCCAAGTCGTAGTGCTCATCGATGGAGTACAAGTAAATGATCCATCTCAGATTGCCAATGATTTTGACTTGCGGCTGCTTCCCGCCTCCGGATTTGAAAAAATAGAAGTGCTTAAAGGGGCCTCTAGTGTTTTATATGGCTCCGGAGCAGCTACTGCAGTTATATCCTTGACCTCTAAAAAGAATAGCGATAAGGTATTCGGTTTACAAGCCAGCACGAGTTTGGCTACAGAGAATTCTAGTGAGCGCAGCGGTTTTGGGGTGCAAGCTTTTAACAATTCCGCGCGTATGGGTGGAACTTACAAAGGATGGTCATACCAAATGCAGCTAGATCATCAATCGCGCACAGGACTTTCTGCAGTTGCAACCCCAGAGGGCGAACCGGCCTTTAGTAACGACCCGTTCAATTCTTATTCCGCAACAGCCAGCATTGGCTATGACTTTAAGAATGGTTTGCGCATTTCTAGGAGTTTTAGCCAGGCGCGATTTAAGGCAGCTTTTGACAACTTCGATTATACCGATGCCAACAACTTAAGTACGACCGAGCTGCAGCAGCTCCGCGGAAATCTAACGTATCGGTACCAAAAGGGACGCGTAGTGGTCAACGATGCCTATAGCTGGACAGATCGCGACATTGCCTCGTCGTTCCCATCGCGTTTTGACAGTCGTTTCTTTGCGGTAGATGCTTACTGGAATCATCAGTGGAACAAACAGTTCAGCACAGTAGTGGGAGTCAATGGGCAATTCAGTGATTTCAATTCTTTTTCTATTCCTTTTGGCGCTTCGGAGTTCAACCAGGACATCGACGATCAAACGGCCGATTTCGATATCATTGATCCGTATTTAAATGTGGTCTATCAAAGTGATTTTGGATTGAATCTGAATGCTGGAGTGCGTTTAAATACACATAGTAATTACGACAATGCTGTGGTGTATCACATAAATCCATCATTTACAAAGAAACTGGGAGACCTAGATGCCAAAGTCTTGGCCAGCTACAGTACGGCTTATATTACCCCAAGCTTGTTCCAACTTTTTGATCCTAATTACGGAAATCTGGAATTGAACCCTGAGAATAACCGAACCATAGAAGCAGGTTTAGCTGTTGGAAAAACAGATTCCTTTAATCTAAGTGTAGTTTACTTCAACCGTTTGGAAGAAGATTTTATTGACTTTGTTACTGTAGACCCGGATCTGTTCATCTTCCAATATCAGAATATCACAGAAGACTTTAGCGCTAGCGGAATAGAGGTAGAAGGCCAGTTCCAGACCGGGAAAGTTCGCTTTAATGTCAACTATACCTACACCAAGCCAGACGAACGCTTTAGTCTGCGAATTCCGGAGCATAAATTAAACGCGAGTTTAAATGTGCAATGGACTCAGAAATTCAACTGCGGATTGCAATACCAGTACAATGCAGCACGCGAAGATGCCTTTTTCAATTCCTTGAGTTTTGAGAACGAGGCCGTTACCCTTGACGCCTTTGGAATTCTGGATTGGTATGGACAATTTCGTCTAAATGACGCTATTGGATTCACCGCTCGAGTAAACAACCTACTCAACCAGGAGTATGAAGAACTCTTCCGCTTTCAAACCTTGGGCAGAAATTTTAGCCTGGGTATGAATATAAACTTATAG
- a CDS encoding DUF5777 family beta-barrel protein translates to MKNFLNIFLALLVCCGSAIAQDDLLAELEADIDSTQAVSAAFKGLKIVNFESTKLAGHKDFYFIVSHRFGTVKNGIDDLFGLDQAVTQLKFIYGLRPWLNLGFARSSLQKTYGLHAKYRLLQQEQSGLPFTLVGYNLVTVNTALDKDLFNNLEFSDRLTYTSQLLLSSKLNKRLSVLLAPTYLHENLATRSTAISGNGTPQFFDEDNDQFALGFGARYKLSPRWSLNADYGWHLNRNSNSSFKNPLSIGVDLETGGHVFQLHFTNAQAMFEDGYLIRGAGDWSDGDFFFGFNLSRVF, encoded by the coding sequence ATGAAAAACTTTCTAAATATATTCTTAGCGCTATTGGTTTGCTGCGGATCTGCCATTGCGCAAGACGATCTTCTTGCCGAGTTAGAGGCCGATATAGACAGTACTCAAGCTGTCAGCGCTGCTTTTAAAGGTTTGAAGATCGTGAACTTCGAATCGACCAAATTGGCAGGGCACAAGGACTTTTATTTTATTGTTTCACACCGTTTTGGAACGGTCAAAAATGGGATCGACGATCTTTTTGGTCTGGATCAGGCGGTGACGCAGCTCAAATTCATTTACGGCTTAAGGCCTTGGCTAAATTTAGGCTTCGCGCGTAGTTCCTTGCAAAAGACTTACGGACTTCATGCCAAATATCGATTGCTTCAGCAAGAGCAAAGTGGCTTGCCGTTCACCTTGGTAGGATACAACTTGGTCACTGTGAACACAGCTTTAGATAAGGACCTGTTCAACAATTTAGAGTTTTCAGATCGACTCACATATACCTCACAATTGTTGCTCTCTTCCAAACTGAACAAACGACTTTCTGTGCTATTGGCTCCGACCTATTTGCACGAGAACTTAGCGACTCGCAGCACTGCTATTAGTGGTAATGGAACTCCTCAGTTCTTCGACGAAGATAACGACCAATTCGCCCTTGGCTTTGGAGCCCGTTACAAATTGAGCCCCCGCTGGAGTCTGAATGCAGATTATGGTTGGCATTTGAATAGAAACTCAAATTCAAGTTTTAAGAATCCACTTTCTATAGGAGTTGATCTGGAAACTGGTGGCCATGTGTTCCAGCTGCATTTTACTAATGCGCAAGCTATGTTCGAAGACGGCTATCTAATTCGTGGTGCCGGAGATTGGTCTGACGGTGATTTTTTCTTCGGATTTAATTTAAGTCGCGTGTTTTAA
- a CDS encoding DUF4252 domain-containing protein, which produces MKRAVILILALVVTATGFAQDVFDKYETNGKVTSFVATAKMFKLIRDIDFETDDPEAQAYKDLIDNIDNIRVFVTEDEATRNDMNTTVTNYLKSNPKLEELMRVSSEGKRVRFYSQDGESEGFVKELLMHVTGDIDGKQMSVIMSLTGDLNLSQISQLTKDLKLPGSEELKNIDKKN; this is translated from the coding sequence ATGAAGAGAGCAGTAATTTTAATCTTGGCTTTGGTAGTAACCGCAACCGGTTTTGCGCAAGATGTATTTGACAAATATGAGACTAACGGGAAAGTAACTTCCTTTGTAGCTACCGCAAAGATGTTCAAGTTGATCCGCGACATCGATTTTGAAACCGACGATCCGGAGGCACAAGCCTACAAAGACCTCATTGACAATATTGACAATATCCGTGTTTTTGTGACAGAAGATGAGGCAACCCGTAACGATATGAATACTACGGTGACTAATTACCTAAAGAGCAATCCTAAACTGGAAGAGTTGATGCGAGTAAGCAGTGAAGGTAAGCGCGTGCGCTTTTATTCACAGGACGGCGAAAGCGAAGGCTTTGTAAAAGAGTTGCTGATGCATGTTACCGGCGATATTGACGGCAAGCAGATGTCAGTGATCATGAGCCTTACCGGCGATCTAAACCTGAGTCAGATCTCGCAATTGACCAAAGATCTAAAGTTGCCAGGAAGCGAAGAGCTCAAGAACATCGATAAGAAAAACTAA
- a CDS encoding ABC transporter substrate-binding protein: MRKTLTLLLAVCFLLACKNESSTEQSDRIVKTQQIQNSVTHATGFRLYHYSDYSILEVDNPWPEADRTFRYLLYTQRAMPLQDAAENFDAVITVPVKSLVVTSTTHIPSLEALNAEELLLGFPQTDYVSSPKTRALIDAGKVKELGGTQQLNLELLIDAAPDVVVGFGVDGDNKTLDRVQEAGIPVVYNGDWVEQDPLGKAEWLKFFGALLDKNEQATTAFNKIAEEYSRVKALAQNQSDTPTVLSGAMYKDVWYLPNGQSWAAQFLRDAKADYRYADTQGKGSLSLSIESVLEKSQDAAFWIGPGQFTSLTQMAEANAIYAEFAAFKAGEVYSFTTNKGPTGGVIYYELAPNRPDLVLKDLIRILHPELLPEHELYFFSKLE; encoded by the coding sequence ATGCGCAAAACCCTTACGCTGCTACTGGCAGTATGCTTTCTTTTAGCCTGTAAAAACGAATCCTCTACTGAGCAATCTGATAGGATCGTTAAGACGCAGCAAATTCAGAACAGCGTGACGCATGCCACAGGTTTTCGTTTATATCACTATTCCGACTACAGTATTTTAGAAGTAGACAACCCTTGGCCTGAAGCGGACAGAACTTTTAGATACTTGCTGTATACTCAGCGCGCCATGCCGCTTCAAGATGCAGCAGAGAATTTTGACGCCGTGATCACGGTTCCGGTGAAGTCTCTGGTAGTGACCTCTACTACTCATATTCCGTCTCTAGAAGCATTAAATGCAGAAGAATTACTCTTGGGGTTTCCGCAAACAGATTATGTCTCTAGCCCAAAGACTAGAGCCTTAATAGACGCCGGTAAGGTCAAGGAATTGGGTGGAACACAGCAGCTCAATCTAGAACTTCTTATCGACGCCGCACCAGATGTGGTTGTTGGTTTTGGTGTTGATGGAGACAACAAAACACTAGATCGTGTTCAGGAGGCTGGAATCCCAGTGGTTTACAACGGAGATTGGGTCGAGCAAGATCCGTTAGGAAAAGCTGAATGGCTTAAATTCTTTGGGGCCTTACTCGATAAGAATGAGCAGGCCACGACTGCCTTTAACAAAATAGCCGAAGAATACTCCCGCGTTAAAGCCTTGGCGCAGAATCAATCGGACACCCCTACTGTCTTAAGTGGAGCCATGTACAAGGATGTTTGGTATCTGCCCAATGGCCAGAGTTGGGCTGCGCAATTTTTACGAGATGCAAAAGCCGATTACCGATATGCAGACACTCAAGGGAAAGGGAGTTTATCATTGAGTATAGAGTCGGTGCTAGAAAAATCTCAAGACGCAGCTTTTTGGATAGGTCCGGGCCAATTCACCTCTTTGACACAAATGGCCGAGGCCAATGCAATTTATGCAGAGTTTGCGGCTTTTAAAGCTGGAGAAGTATACAGTTTTACAACCAATAAAGGTCCCACGGGAGGGGTGATCTATTACGAACTCGCTCCAAATAGACCCGACCTTGTTCTAAAAGACCTGATTCGGATCTTACATCCGGAATTACTGCCTGAGCACGAACTGTATTTTTTTAGCAAGCTCGAATGA
- a CDS encoding iron ABC transporter permease, with translation MNTKPAFRFFFLGALLCLLCLVLNVSLGSVAIPFKDTLQILSGGETATSSWDYIVLNYRLPKALTALMVGSGLAIAGLLMQTLFRNPLAGPFVLGISSGASLGVALLVLGAGIFGGSIAGLAFKSWGIVAAASVGSFLVLLAVMAVSTRVKDTMAILIIGLMFGSLTAAVVAVMAYFSPAEDLQRYVFWSFGSLGGNSWNSIGILALFFGLGSLLSVANIKALNALLLGPQYAQSIGVHLKRATLWIILATCILAGAITAFAGPIAFVGLAVPHLTRLFLNTSDHRILLPAVGLSGAILMLICDSIAQLPYSELTLPINAVTSLFGAPVVIWLLVRKRKLLF, from the coding sequence ATGAATACAAAGCCCGCTTTTAGATTCTTTTTTCTAGGCGCTTTGTTGTGTCTGCTTTGCCTTGTACTTAATGTAAGTCTGGGTTCTGTGGCTATCCCCTTTAAAGACACTTTACAGATATTGAGTGGTGGTGAGACGGCCACCAGCAGTTGGGATTATATCGTTTTAAACTATCGTTTACCTAAAGCCTTAACAGCCCTAATGGTCGGCAGTGGTTTAGCCATTGCTGGCTTGCTCATGCAAACGCTTTTTCGCAACCCTTTGGCAGGACCTTTTGTTCTAGGGATCTCTAGTGGAGCGAGTTTGGGGGTTGCCCTTTTGGTCTTAGGAGCGGGTATCTTCGGAGGCTCTATAGCCGGACTGGCTTTTAAAAGTTGGGGCATTGTAGCAGCTGCCAGTGTAGGAAGCTTCTTGGTGCTACTAGCAGTTATGGCTGTAAGTACACGGGTTAAGGACACTATGGCTATATTGATCATTGGACTTATGTTTGGTAGTTTGACAGCGGCCGTCGTAGCTGTTATGGCTTATTTTAGTCCTGCAGAAGACTTACAACGCTATGTGTTTTGGTCTTTTGGAAGTTTAGGCGGAAACTCTTGGAATAGCATAGGTATACTCGCTTTATTCTTTGGACTTGGGAGCCTCTTGAGTGTAGCGAATATCAAAGCCTTAAATGCGCTTTTACTAGGGCCTCAGTACGCCCAAAGTATTGGAGTTCATTTAAAGCGGGCCACACTTTGGATCATTTTGGCAACCTGTATCTTGGCAGGAGCTATAACCGCTTTTGCAGGTCCAATAGCCTTTGTCGGCTTGGCCGTACCACATTTGACCAGACTCTTTTTAAATACTTCGGACCACAGAATACTGCTACCGGCAGTGGGTCTCTCCGGAGCGATATTAATGCTGATCTGCGATTCCATAGCGCAATTGCCTTATAGCGAGCTTACCCTACCGATCAATGCGGTAACCTCTTTGTTTGGAGCTCCGGTGGTGATCTGGTTGTTGGTTCGCAAGCGTAAACTTCTATTCTAA
- a CDS encoding ABC transporter ATP-binding protein, producing the protein MAKQLAIEIEDLSIGYGKGNKAFVVADAITLKLEPASLYGLIGINGSGKSTLIKTLSGALNPLSGEFKLQGEYAHRLTMEARAKMLSVVLTKSPVSLNLSCYELVALGRHPYTNWVGKLTALDKEAIYDALEKTDLTALKDKKCYQLSDGQLQRALLARAIAQDTPIIILDEPTTHLDLHHKFNMLKLMHQLAREGKTVLYATHDLEQALELCDSILLVKDKRIASYSREKVLTSGVLESLFPKETVRFDAESKRFFLNK; encoded by the coding sequence ATGGCCAAACAGTTAGCAATAGAAATAGAGGATCTTAGCATAGGTTATGGAAAGGGCAACAAGGCTTTTGTGGTGGCCGATGCCATTACTTTAAAGCTTGAGCCTGCTTCACTCTATGGATTGATAGGCATTAACGGTTCGGGAAAATCAACACTGATCAAAACCTTAAGCGGGGCCTTGAATCCCTTAAGCGGGGAATTCAAGCTTCAGGGTGAATATGCACATAGGCTTACTATGGAAGCCCGGGCAAAAATGCTAAGTGTAGTGCTTACTAAATCTCCAGTTTCGCTCAATTTGAGTTGTTATGAACTGGTGGCATTGGGTAGGCATCCGTACACCAACTGGGTGGGTAAACTCACAGCTTTAGACAAAGAAGCTATCTATGATGCGCTAGAGAAAACAGACCTAACAGCCTTAAAGGACAAAAAATGTTATCAGCTTAGCGACGGTCAACTGCAGCGTGCACTACTTGCACGAGCCATTGCACAAGACACTCCTATTATTATTCTGGACGAACCCACCACCCATTTGGACTTACACCATAAGTTCAATATGCTAAAACTGATGCATCAATTGGCAAGAGAGGGTAAAACAGTGCTGTACGCCACTCACGATTTAGAGCAGGCCTTGGAACTTTGCGATAGTATCTTGTTGGTAAAAGACAAGCGCATAGCGTCCTACAGCCGAGAAAAAGTGTTGACCTCCGGGGTATTGGAATCCTTATTCCCAAAAGAGACGGTGCGATTCGATGCGGAGTCCAAGCGTTTTTTTCTCAACAAATAA